Proteins encoded together in one Nocardioides marinisabuli window:
- a CDS encoding AAA family ATPase — protein sequence MGSEPVVVLVAAAGAAWESTAVEALNARSGVVLLKRCVDVDDLLAAASAGQADAAVLGLDAHGLDAAAVDLLRRYRVRPVAVVPASVAPDTARLRASRIGVRTLVPEGRVDTVADAVTAPEASPEPTRVADRAAYAGGPGAPPPPGPPSGPPRVLAPLDAEGSQDADGAPAPGRVLAVWGPAGAPGRSTVAVALASELARRRSTTMLVDADPQAGSTAQQLGVLDEVSGLLAAARLATAGVLEERLASVQRALGPHLRVVTGLPRSDRWSEVRAGSLELLLELGREQGHVVVDTGASLEDDPAADLGGRPGRNALTLGALDVADEVLVVGTADPVGLSRLARGLVELGERWPGTPVRVAVNQMRPTLGWTREEVASMVHGFVAPASLHFLPEDRAGVDRALVAGRTLLESGESPLTRAVAELADALVGAAPAAAPAGLRQRRGGRARRR from the coding sequence GTGGGGTCCGAGCCGGTCGTCGTGCTGGTGGCCGCCGCCGGCGCGGCCTGGGAGTCCACGGCCGTGGAGGCGCTCAACGCCCGCAGCGGCGTGGTGCTGCTCAAGCGCTGCGTCGACGTCGACGACCTGCTGGCCGCCGCGTCGGCCGGGCAGGCCGACGCGGCGGTGCTCGGGCTCGACGCGCACGGCCTCGACGCCGCGGCCGTCGACCTGCTGCGCCGCTACCGGGTGCGCCCGGTCGCGGTGGTGCCCGCCTCGGTGGCCCCCGACACCGCCAGGCTGCGGGCCTCGCGCATCGGGGTGCGCACGCTGGTGCCCGAGGGACGCGTCGACACGGTCGCCGACGCGGTCACCGCGCCCGAGGCGAGCCCGGAGCCGACCCGCGTGGCCGACCGGGCGGCGTACGCCGGCGGGCCGGGCGCCCCGCCGCCCCCGGGCCCGCCGAGCGGACCGCCGCGGGTGCTGGCCCCCCTCGACGCCGAGGGGAGCCAGGACGCCGACGGGGCTCCCGCACCCGGGCGGGTGCTGGCCGTGTGGGGCCCGGCCGGGGCTCCCGGTCGCAGCACCGTCGCCGTGGCGCTGGCCTCCGAGCTGGCCCGCCGCCGCAGCACGACGATGCTGGTCGACGCCGACCCGCAGGCCGGCAGCACCGCCCAGCAGCTCGGTGTGCTTGACGAGGTCTCGGGGCTGCTGGCCGCGGCCCGGCTGGCCACGGCCGGCGTGCTGGAGGAGCGGCTGGCCTCGGTGCAGCGGGCCCTCGGGCCGCACCTGCGGGTGGTGACCGGGCTGCCGCGCTCGGACCGGTGGAGCGAGGTGCGCGCCGGCTCGCTGGAGCTCCTGCTCGAGCTGGGCCGCGAGCAGGGCCACGTGGTGGTCGACACCGGCGCCTCGCTGGAGGACGACCCGGCCGCCGACCTGGGCGGCCGGCCCGGCCGCAACGCGCTGACCCTGGGTGCGCTCGACGTCGCCGACGAGGTGCTGGTGGTGGGCACCGCCGACCCGGTGGGGCTCTCGCGGCTGGCCCGGGGGCTGGTCGAGCTGGGGGAGCGCTGGCCGGGCACCCCGGTGCGGGTGGCGGTCAACCAGATGCGACCCACCCTGGGCTGGACCCGCGAGGAGGTCGCCTCGATGGTGCACGGCTTCGTGGCCCCCGCCTCGCTGCACTTCCTGCCCGAGGACCGTGCCGGTGTCGACCGGGCCCTGGTGGCCGGGCGCACCCTGCTGGAGAGCGGCGAGTCGCCGCTGACCCGCGCGGTCGCCGAGCTGGCCGACGCCCTGGTCGGGGCGGCGCCGGCCGCGGCGCCCGCCGGGCTCAGGCAGCGAAGAGGAGGAAGAGCCCGCCGGCGGTGA
- a CDS encoding alkene reductase — protein sequence MPSLFEPLTAGALTMPNRLVMAPLTRNRATGTVPGDLQVEYYAQRASAGLIITEGSQPTAEGQGYPNTPGFHSPEQLAGWRRVADAVHERGGRIVAQLMHAGRIAHPDNTGGQEVVAPSAIAAPGEMFTATGAKPHPTPRALTTDEIPDVVQGIARAARNAVEAGLDGVEVHAANGYLIHQFLAPGSNTRDDRYGGSPENRARFAVEVTRAVAEAVGPERVGIRISPAHNIQGATEEDAADVQATYTHLVEQLAPLGLAYLSILADPRLDLVQDLRSTFGGVVLANDGFGEVTTAESAQEILDKDLADAVAVGRLFIANPDLPRRWAEGAGLNEPDAATFYGGGAEGYTDYPALEA from the coding sequence ATGCCTTCCCTCTTCGAGCCCCTGACCGCCGGCGCCCTGACGATGCCCAACCGCCTCGTGATGGCGCCGCTGACCCGCAACCGCGCCACCGGCACGGTGCCCGGCGACCTGCAGGTCGAGTACTACGCCCAGCGCGCCTCCGCCGGGCTGATCATCACCGAGGGCAGCCAGCCCACCGCCGAGGGCCAGGGCTACCCGAACACCCCCGGCTTCCACTCCCCCGAGCAGCTCGCCGGCTGGCGCCGCGTGGCCGACGCCGTGCACGAGCGCGGCGGACGGATCGTCGCCCAGCTGATGCACGCCGGGCGCATCGCCCACCCCGACAACACCGGCGGCCAGGAGGTCGTGGCCCCCTCGGCCATCGCCGCCCCCGGCGAGATGTTCACCGCCACGGGCGCCAAGCCGCACCCGACCCCGCGGGCGCTGACCACCGACGAGATCCCCGACGTCGTCCAGGGCATCGCCCGGGCGGCCCGCAACGCCGTCGAGGCCGGGCTGGACGGCGTCGAGGTGCACGCCGCCAACGGCTACCTCATCCACCAGTTCCTGGCCCCGGGCTCCAACACCCGCGACGACCGGTACGGCGGCTCCCCCGAGAACCGCGCCCGCTTCGCCGTCGAGGTGACCCGGGCCGTGGCCGAGGCCGTCGGCCCCGAGCGGGTCGGCATCCGGATCAGCCCCGCGCACAACATCCAGGGCGCCACCGAGGAGGACGCCGCCGACGTGCAGGCGACCTACACCCACCTCGTCGAGCAGCTCGCGCCGCTCGGCCTGGCCTACCTCAGCATCCTGGCCGACCCCCGCCTCGACCTGGTGCAGGACCTCCGCTCGACCTTCGGTGGCGTCGTGCTCGCCAACGACGGCTTCGGCGAGGTCACCACCGCCGAGTCGGCCCAGGAGATCCTCGACAAGGACCTCGCCGACGCGGTCGCGGTCGGGCGGCTCTTCATCGCCAACCCCGACCTGCCGCGCCGCTGGGCCGAGGGTGCCGGGCTCAACGAGCCCGACGCCGCCACCTTCTACGGCGGGGGCGCCGAGGGCTACACCGACTACCCCGCGCTCGAGGCGTGA
- the pruA gene encoding L-glutamate gamma-semialdehyde dehydrogenase: MLGQSKTAFQAEIDSACELIDFWRFNVHYAKQILTDQPIANSPGIWNRTDHRPLEGFVYAITPFNFTAIAGNLPTAPALMGNVVLWKPSPTQQLSASLIMELLEEAGMPPGVINMLPGDGLEVSEVALTHRDLAGIHFTGSTPTFQHLWRTVGENITGYRSYPRIVGETGGKDFIVAHPSADPAVLRTAMVRGAFEFQGQKCSAASRAYVPASVWARIKDDLVEEVEAIKVGDPTDLSNFMGAVIDERAFAKHVAAIERAQSTPGLEVVAGGQTDDSVGWFVRPTVVVSDQPDDEMFATEYFGPILAVHVYDDSQDGAFESVVEQMESFAPYALTGAIISQDRAAVAWAREALRFAAGNFYINDKPTGAVVGQQPFGGGRASGTNDKAGAAVNLLRWTSPRSIKETFVPPTDYRYPYMG, from the coding sequence GTGCTGGGCCAGTCGAAGACCGCCTTCCAGGCCGAGATCGACTCGGCCTGCGAGCTCATCGACTTCTGGCGCTTCAACGTCCACTACGCCAAGCAGATCCTGACCGACCAGCCGATCGCCAACAGCCCCGGCATCTGGAACCGCACCGACCACCGCCCGCTCGAGGGCTTCGTCTACGCGATCACCCCCTTCAACTTCACCGCGATCGCCGGCAACCTGCCCACCGCCCCGGCCCTGATGGGCAACGTGGTGCTGTGGAAGCCCAGCCCCACCCAGCAGCTCTCGGCCTCGCTGATCATGGAGCTGCTCGAGGAGGCCGGGATGCCGCCGGGCGTCATCAACATGCTGCCCGGCGACGGCCTGGAGGTCTCCGAGGTGGCGCTGACCCACCGCGACCTGGCCGGCATCCACTTCACCGGCTCCACGCCGACCTTCCAGCACCTGTGGCGCACGGTCGGCGAGAACATCACCGGCTACCGCTCCTACCCGCGCATCGTCGGTGAGACCGGCGGCAAGGACTTCATCGTCGCCCACCCCTCCGCCGACCCCGCCGTGCTGCGCACCGCCATGGTCCGCGGCGCCTTCGAGTTCCAGGGCCAGAAGTGCTCGGCGGCCTCGCGCGCCTACGTGCCGGCCTCGGTGTGGGCCCGGATCAAGGACGACCTGGTCGAGGAGGTCGAGGCCATCAAGGTCGGCGACCCCACCGACCTGTCGAACTTCATGGGCGCCGTCATCGACGAGCGCGCGTTCGCCAAGCACGTCGCCGCCATCGAGCGGGCGCAGTCGACCCCGGGCCTCGAGGTCGTCGCGGGCGGCCAGACCGACGACTCCGTGGGCTGGTTCGTGCGGCCCACCGTCGTGGTCTCCGACCAGCCCGACGACGAGATGTTCGCGACCGAGTACTTCGGCCCGATCCTGGCCGTGCACGTCTACGACGACAGCCAGGACGGGGCCTTCGAGTCGGTCGTGGAGCAGATGGAGTCGTTCGCGCCGTACGCGCTGACCGGCGCGATCATCAGCCAGGACCGGGCCGCGGTCGCGTGGGCCCGTGAGGCGCTGCGCTTCGCGGCCGGCAACTTCTACATCAACGACAAGCCGACCGGTGCCGTGGTGGGCCAGCAGCCCTTCGGCGGCGGTCGCGCCTCGGGCACCAACGACAAGGCCGGTGCCGCGGTCAACCTGCTGCGCTGGACCAGCCCGCGCTCCATCAAGGAGACGTTCGTGCCGCCGACCGACTACCGCTACCCCTACATGGGCTGA
- a CDS encoding DUF6912 family protein — MTRLYLPSSLELLARLHAGEPLTTDTAVEADDDSEDAEYAALLEAAEASAGIVGAGRRRVVVVAEVARRGDPVTVREVAAVHVDTEEGAAPDDDLAWFATQEIGQLVQGAPGA; from the coding sequence ATGACCCGCCTCTACCTGCCCTCGAGCCTGGAGCTGCTGGCGCGCCTGCACGCCGGCGAACCCCTCACCACCGACACCGCCGTCGAGGCCGACGACGACAGCGAGGACGCCGAGTACGCCGCGCTGCTCGAGGCCGCCGAGGCCTCCGCCGGCATCGTCGGCGCCGGCCGGCGCCGGGTCGTGGTCGTGGCCGAGGTGGCCCGCCGCGGCGACCCGGTCACGGTGCGCGAGGTGGCCGCGGTGCACGTCGACACCGAGGAGGGCGCCGCCCCCGACGACGACCTGGCGTGGTTCGCGACCCAGGAGATCGGTCAACTGGTCCAGGGGGCCCCGGGCGCCTAG
- a CDS encoding DUF2505 domain-containing protein, with translation MSKRLVEELAYDAPLAAVAAMLADPAFREEVCERQRVLRHDVRVDSSGDVLEVRVEQVQDAAGVPSFAKKLIGDEITIVQEERWTGPEAGEVTMTIPGKPGDMRGTITLVERDGVTTETVDLTVKVSIPLVGGKVEGLVTEMLRKALRVEHKVGRDYLSR, from the coding sequence ATGTCGAAGCGCCTGGTCGAGGAGCTGGCGTACGACGCCCCCCTCGCCGCGGTCGCGGCGATGCTGGCCGACCCGGCGTTCCGCGAGGAGGTCTGCGAGCGGCAGCGGGTGCTGCGCCACGACGTGCGCGTGGACTCCTCCGGCGACGTGCTCGAGGTGCGCGTCGAGCAGGTCCAGGACGCCGCCGGCGTGCCGTCGTTCGCCAAGAAGCTGATCGGTGACGAGATCACGATCGTGCAGGAGGAGCGCTGGACCGGCCCCGAGGCGGGCGAGGTGACGATGACGATCCCCGGCAAGCCCGGCGACATGCGCGGCACGATCACGCTGGTGGAGCGCGACGGCGTGACCACCGAGACCGTCGACCTGACCGTCAAGGTCTCGATCCCGCTGGTCGGCGGGAAGGTCGAGGGCCTGGTGACCGAGATGCTGCGCAAGGCGCTGCGGGTGGAGCACAAGGTGGGGCGCGACTACCTGTCGCGCTGA
- a CDS encoding tryptophan 2,3-dioxygenase family protein, translated as MSFGEQGAQLTYGSYLRLPQLLDSQHLESDPPAHDELLFITIHQVYELWFKQLLHEVTAARDALLSPPGTGRDRLWWAQHLLARVHVIERTLVQQVDVLETMTPQDFLEFRQRLAPASGFQSVQFRELEFLSGAKDPGYLDRFRGLSDDEQERLRRRLEEPTLWDAFVTALGGAGFDVGDDEQVARALHTVAHDRDSHAALWALAEALLQHDELAASWRARHVVMVERMIGAKSGTGGSSGSTYLRSRLPLQYYPLLWELRSQL; from the coding sequence GTGTCCTTCGGTGAGCAGGGGGCGCAGCTGACCTACGGGTCCTACCTGCGCCTGCCCCAGCTCCTCGACAGCCAGCACCTCGAGTCCGACCCGCCGGCGCACGACGAGCTGCTGTTCATCACGATCCACCAGGTCTACGAGCTGTGGTTCAAGCAGCTGCTGCACGAGGTCACCGCCGCCCGCGACGCCCTGCTCTCGCCGCCCGGCACGGGTCGGGACCGGCTGTGGTGGGCCCAGCACCTGCTGGCGCGCGTCCACGTCATCGAGCGCACCCTGGTCCAGCAGGTCGACGTGCTGGAGACGATGACCCCCCAGGACTTCCTGGAGTTCCGCCAGCGGCTCGCGCCGGCCAGCGGCTTCCAGTCGGTGCAGTTCCGCGAGCTGGAGTTCCTCTCCGGCGCCAAGGACCCCGGCTACCTCGACCGCTTCCGCGGGCTCAGCGACGACGAGCAGGAGCGGCTGCGCCGCCGGCTCGAGGAGCCGACCCTGTGGGACGCCTTCGTCACCGCCCTGGGCGGCGCCGGCTTCGACGTCGGCGACGACGAGCAGGTGGCGCGGGCGCTGCACACGGTGGCGCACGACCGCGACTCCCACGCCGCGCTGTGGGCGCTGGCCGAGGCGCTGCTGCAGCACGACGAGCTGGCCGCGTCGTGGCGGGCGCGGCACGTGGTGATGGTGGAGCGGATGATCGGGGCGAAGTCGGGCACCGGCGGGTCCAGCGGGTCGACGTACCTGCGCTCGCGGCTGCCGCTGCAGTACTACCCGCTGCTGTGGGAGCTGCGCTCGCAGCTCTGA
- a CDS encoding WS/DGAT/MGAT family O-acyltransferase encodes MTTRVQARDLAFLAEETPSTPRHNATVEVFEPGASGFDHEQLLALIEDRISFVPRYRQRLQAVPGRLANPVWIDDPDFDLGYHVRRSALPRPGTPEQLRELVARIVSRPLDRSKPLWEVYVVEGLADGRVALLYKAHQALVDGVDTVDLAQVLLDTSPEPKLLGGDDWDAWKRPSVPSLVAGAVRDNLTRPDVLGQTLRSTSAALVRGADAAGERAGQVLGALTGRGGERETPISGRHSQQRRVVSVHTTLADHQRIRDGHGGTVNDVVLATVSGGLRAWLMTRSESMAGLRRVRAVVPVSVIDSELEATSLGSQIAAHVVDLPVGEPSAVVRLHQVSYSFQSHAETGRGVAANRLAGIAGFAPSTFHAIGSRVAAWEAGRGAQLIVTNVPGPQSPLYAAGARMVETYPVPPLLPGHLLAIGVTSYDGQVSYGITADRDKVPDADVLGQCLAEALDELLDTVSGVRPRAPRGRRKKSVKR; translated from the coding sequence ATGACCACCCGGGTGCAGGCGCGCGACCTGGCCTTCCTGGCCGAGGAGACACCCTCGACGCCGCGTCACAACGCCACCGTGGAGGTCTTCGAGCCCGGTGCGTCCGGCTTCGACCACGAGCAGCTGCTCGCGCTCATCGAGGACCGCATCTCCTTCGTGCCGCGCTACCGCCAGCGGCTGCAGGCGGTCCCGGGGCGGCTGGCCAACCCGGTCTGGATCGACGACCCCGACTTCGACCTGGGCTACCACGTGCGCCGCTCGGCGCTACCGCGCCCCGGCACCCCCGAGCAGCTGCGCGAGCTGGTGGCCCGCATCGTCTCGCGGCCGCTCGACCGCTCGAAGCCGCTGTGGGAGGTGTACGTCGTCGAGGGTCTGGCCGACGGCCGGGTCGCGCTGCTCTACAAGGCCCACCAGGCCCTGGTCGACGGGGTCGACACCGTCGACCTGGCCCAGGTGCTGCTCGACACGTCGCCCGAGCCCAAGCTGCTCGGCGGCGACGACTGGGACGCCTGGAAGCGGCCCTCGGTGCCGAGCCTGGTGGCCGGTGCCGTGCGTGACAACCTGACCCGCCCCGACGTGCTGGGCCAGACGCTGCGCAGCACCTCCGCCGCGCTGGTGCGCGGCGCCGACGCCGCCGGCGAGCGCGCCGGCCAGGTGCTCGGCGCGCTCACCGGCCGCGGCGGCGAGCGGGAGACCCCGATCAGCGGCCGGCACTCCCAGCAGCGTCGCGTGGTGTCGGTGCACACCACCCTGGCCGACCACCAGCGCATCCGCGACGGGCACGGCGGCACCGTCAACGACGTGGTGCTCGCCACGGTCTCCGGCGGGCTGCGGGCCTGGCTGATGACCCGGTCGGAGTCGATGGCCGGGCTGCGGCGCGTGCGGGCGGTCGTGCCGGTCTCGGTCATCGACAGCGAGCTGGAGGCGACCTCCCTGGGCAGCCAGATCGCCGCCCACGTGGTCGACCTGCCGGTGGGCGAGCCCAGCGCCGTGGTGCGGCTGCACCAGGTCTCCTACTCCTTCCAGAGCCACGCCGAGACCGGCCGGGGCGTGGCCGCCAACCGCCTCGCCGGCATCGCCGGCTTCGCCCCGAGCACCTTCCACGCCATCGGGTCACGCGTCGCGGCCTGGGAGGCCGGGCGCGGCGCCCAGCTGATCGTCACCAACGTGCCGGGCCCGCAGTCGCCGCTCTACGCCGCCGGGGCGCGGATGGTCGAGACCTACCCGGTCCCGCCGCTGCTGCCCGGCCACCTGCTCGCCATCGGCGTGACGTCGTACGACGGGCAGGTCTCCTACGGCATCACCGCCGACCGCGACAAGGTGCCCGACGCCGACGTGCTGGGCCAGTGCCTGGCCGAGGCCCTCGACGAGCTGCTCGACACCGTCTCCGGGGTCCGCCCGCGCGCGCCGCGCGGTCGCCGCAAGAAGAGCGTGAAGCGCTGA
- a CDS encoding helix-turn-helix domain-containing protein yields the protein MPGTPRFLTLADVAEVLNTSSAQVYALVRRGDLPAIKIGGRGQWRVESAQLEQFIERMYAETRTFVDEHPYVEAERPE from the coding sequence ATGCCCGGCACGCCCCGCTTCCTGACCCTGGCCGACGTCGCGGAGGTCCTCAACACCTCCAGCGCCCAGGTCTACGCGCTGGTGCGCCGCGGCGACCTGCCCGCCATCAAGATCGGCGGTCGCGGGCAGTGGCGGGTGGAGTCGGCGCAGCTCGAGCAGTTCATCGAGCGGATGTACGCCGAGACCCGCACCTTCGTCGACGAGCACCCCTACGTCGAGGCCGAGCGCCCCGAGTAG
- a CDS encoding DUF2505 domain-containing protein has protein sequence MKFTHELTYDASPADVYAMLSDPAFREKVCAAQRVVSAEVTLTPRGADGFSLVVDQVQDTSDLPSIARKITGDTTQAVVEEEWTSPSGGTVTILSPGKPTSIGGTVALEADGSGTREVVTLDAKVKVPLVGGKLESMLAEQIRKNLDVEQGVGTAWLAGER, from the coding sequence ATGAAGTTCACCCACGAGCTCACCTACGACGCCTCCCCCGCCGACGTCTACGCCATGCTGAGCGACCCCGCCTTCCGCGAGAAGGTGTGCGCCGCCCAGCGGGTCGTCTCCGCCGAGGTCACCCTGACCCCTCGGGGCGCCGACGGCTTCAGCCTGGTGGTCGACCAGGTGCAGGACACCAGCGACCTGCCCTCGATCGCCCGCAAGATCACCGGTGACACCACGCAGGCCGTGGTGGAGGAGGAGTGGACGAGCCCCTCGGGCGGCACCGTCACGATCCTCTCCCCCGGCAAGCCGACCTCGATCGGCGGCACCGTGGCCCTCGAGGCCGACGGCAGCGGCACCCGCGAGGTGGTCACGCTCGACGCCAAGGTGAAGGTCCCCCTGGTGGGCGGCAAGCTCGAGTCGATGCTCGCCGAGCAGATCAGGAAGAACCTCGACGTCGAGCAGGGCGTCGGCACCGCCTGGCTGGCGGGTGAGCGCTGA